In Xenopus laevis strain J_2021 chromosome 2S, Xenopus_laevis_v10.1, whole genome shotgun sequence, a genomic segment contains:
- the LOC108710073 gene encoding olfactory receptor 1A1 has product MANESGTIEFVLIGFPGVEQKYHSLISMAFFIVYLMSLVANGTVVVLIIIKVHLHQPMYIIVANLALSDLLFDTLTLPKIIGKYWFGDGKMSFSGCYFQMSLVHLLGSADSFIIMLMAGDRLVAICQPLRYSALVTQKVTVIICFFSWVLATAVSSVSTFLILDVPFCGRYKINSCFCSRTFIVPLICSDLSTFRIVNLCISLIVLLVPLSFIILSYISIIVIINSSIHSENWQKLFYTCTTHLLVICMYYIPRLFLYVASYIRLIKSPDVDVLILCLYTFLPHVASPVIYCLRNREIKVTLRDMYTRKVGFRL; this is encoded by the coding sequence ATGGCCAACGAGTCTGGCACCATCGAGTTTGTTCTAATTGGTTTCCCAGGGGTCGAACAGAAATATCACAGTCTCATCTCAATGGCATTTTTCATTGTCTATTTGATGTCGCTGGTGGCTAATGGTACCGTGGTGGTGTTAATCATTATTAAAGTGCATCTGCACCAACCAATGTACATCATTGTCGCAAACCTGGCCCTTTCTGACCTTCTGTTTGACACCTTGACCTTGCCCAAAATCATTGGCAAATACTGGTTTGGAGACGGCAAGATGTCTTTCTCCGGATGTTACTTCCAGATGTCTCTTGTGCATTTGTTGGGGTCGGCAGATTCATTTATCATCATGCTGATGGCGGGTGACCGTCTCGTTGCTATCTGCCAGCCGCTGAGATACTCAGCTCTAGTAACTCAGAAGGTCACGGTCATTATCTGCTTCTTCTCCTGGGTCTTGGCCACTGCGGTGTCGTCAGTCAGCACTTTCCTCATTCTCGACGTTCCTTTTTGCGGTAGATATAAAATTAACAGCTGTTTCTGCTCCAGGACGTTTATAGTTCCTTTAATATGTTCTGATTTGTCTACTTTCCGCATAGTCAACCTGTGCATCAGTCTCATTGTCCTTCTGGTTCCATTGTCGTTTATTATATTGTCCTACATCTCGATAATTGTGATCATCAATTCATCCATACACTCAGAAAACTGGCAGAAGCTGTTTTACACCTGTACAACCCACCTGTTGGTCATCTGTATGTATTACATCCCCAGGTTGTTCCTCTACGTGGCCAGTTATATCCGTTTGATTAAGAGCCCTGATGTCGATGTTCTGATCCTTTGTTTGTACACGTTCCTGCCCCATGTCGCCAGCCCTGTCATATACTGTCTCAGGAACAGGGAGATCAAAGTCACTCTTAGGGACATGTATACAAGGAAAGTTGGATTTAGACTGTAA